In Metarhizium brunneum chromosome 3, complete sequence, a genomic segment contains:
- the ANKRD28 gene encoding Serine/threonine-protein phosphatase 6 regulatory ankyrin repeat subunit A, protein MLYPSAYLVGWICATWTEYVVAQAALDEEHKKPYHLSRNDSNDYTLGIIGHHNVVIACSPYSEYKTTSAAAVATNMLRSFPNICMGLLVGIGGGVQHDIRLGDIVVGIPRDGQGSVFQYDFEETVNTRAFRKTRFLSPLPFSVLKEVTSLRAEQEHKGYTIGEVENHILQKIPTLQKIYKKPDLDTDLILGPEVSHILTPADFYNKSNLRRPQNTPTVHYGVIASAKQPITDAALRDALAAERNVLCFDTEAADFQNPFPYLVIRGICDYSDSHRDIEWQGYAVLAAAAYAKALLTRIRSRPIPLKDWTRVIHILSGTAKRNDLIGRTYSKDEREMMLNWLTLFDYAHQQATYLQERQPRTKLWFLKTSEYTQWLNGNDFKTLFCPGGPGVGKTILACSIIHNLLLQFRHKEDIGIAYIYFSYRPKDKQEIYDLLANLLRQLSQARSPLPEAVSVLYHKHNHGSTIPSLEEISKALHSVAALYRRVYIVVDALDECEESGTRARFLSELFSLRDKNRVQIFVTSKFISEITEQFKAGPILELPAGRDIFEEDQFFEIHTSTEEISSYLGSQLWKLPSSLTRNSEIVARIKARIIESACSTIFLAQLQFNSLLDEVGPPRDMQAALNIRAALKGLPTGSDLSHRTHADTMKRIMRQTLAATELAKQVLSWLTFTKRPLTTLELRYALAVEVGQCTLYEENLPQIENIVAVCAGLVAVDQQRKKIRLAHYTTQDYFKAEANRWFPNAHFDMMNICVTYLSFSVFQGGPCQTDAALANRLQSNPLYDYAANYWGHHARNASRLSLEVMQFLHSKMAVEASVQALMHVDQYSPHAPRQMTGLHLAAYLGISSAVDTLVRQGRKPSVKDKCNRTPLTYAAEQGHDSVVDLLLGIDTADINSKDEDGSTPLLRAAANGHEACVKLLLKRHADSNSKDENGQTSLHWAAKSGHRKIVQHLLQNGANIDSIDNRGSTPLHESIRNIQQEVQEFLIESGANLDITDDCNQSAVELAWSTKRLDLSAYEVDKEATINQGAQANCAVLRNNYAIGTQRLIFRKTFTWSKSAAGNKIRRYFLRENRILQKLNHPFIVSYLGYQENIRLQEASVYMEFCEGGDLESQHVYRPDSDDDSDSTSQLDLSHPVPLREEEVWVITFQLVAAMAYLHHGLTIRGWGTFSFARHWEPVIHRDIKPANVVLKPVVGKIPIAKLCDLGLAKAIVGEAKQTRKVGTPDYSPPEVRLGKGWTIKGDIYSFGATVDDLYKEAEPQPELRALLDSCKSLDKSARPSSLSILEIAQEHVAKHEKEMCFYLNQFFKSGSGGYLLKSLLEIASGLDEIAAFGDEVRLRRKRILERLRLLCDDGAGEVFDKHSKSLHLSVLLNHLDKLRELLATGKDIDVDEKWQNSGWTPLHLGFQEDNQDVVALLIKYGADPDMNDKYNRRPDYYKE, encoded by the exons ATGTTATATCCCTCCGCCTACTTAGTCGGCTGGATCTGCGCCACATGGACAGAGTATGTTGTCGCCCAGGCGGCTCTTGACGAAGAGCACAAAAAACCATATCATCTATCGCGAAACGACAGCAACGACTACACACTGGGCATAATTGGGCATCATAATGTGGTTATCGCCTGCTCGCCATATAGTGAATACAAAACAACTTCCGCAGCTGCTGTGGCAACGAATATGCTACGAAGCTTTCCTAATATCTGTATGGGCCTACTAgtcggcatcggcggcggtgTGCAACATGACATCCGCCTAGGAGATATCGTGGTAGGAATACCTCGTGACGGACAGGGCTCTGTATTTCAATACGACTTTGAAGAGACCGTGAATACTCGAGCCTTTCGAAAAACACGGTTTCTAAGTCCACTGCCTTTCTCTGTGCTGAAAGAGGTGACTTCATTGAGGGCTGAGCAAGAGCACAAAGGATACACGATCGGGGAAGTTGAGAACCATATTCTCCAGAAGATTCCAACACTACAAAAGATATATAAGAAGCCAGATTTGGATACTGATTTGATCTTGGGCCCCGAGGTTTCTCATATCTTAACGCCCGCCGACTTCTACAATAAGTCAAATCTCAGGAGACCACAGAATACTCCGACAGTGCATTATGGTGTTATTGCCTCCGCTAAACAGCCCATAACAGATGCGGCGCTTCGAGATGCACTTGCTGCTGAAAGAAATGTCTTATGCTTTGATACAGAAGCAGCCGACTTTCAGAACCCCTTCCCATACCTAGTCATTCGGGGGATATGTGACTACTCAGACTCGCATAGGGATATAGAATGGCAAGGATATGCAGTAttagctgctgctgcatatGCAAAGGCCCTTCTTACCCGAATTAGATCAAGACCCATTCCACTTAAGGATTGGACGAGAGTTATCCATATTCTCTCTG GAACCGCCAAAAGGAATGATTTAATAGGCCGTACATACAGTAAAGACGAACGTGAGATGATGCTTAACTGGCTCACGCTGTTCGACTATGCTCATCAGCAAGCAACATACCTGCAGGAGCGACAACCAAGGACCAAACTATGGTTTCTGAAGACTTCAGAGTACACGCAGTGGCTGAATGGGAATGATTTTAAGACACTATTCTGCCCAGGAGGTCCGGGAGTGGGAAAGACAATCCTCGCCTGCTCTATTATTCACAACCTTCTTCTGCAATTCCGGCACAAAGAAGATATTGGGATCGCGTACATATATTTCAGCTACCGGCCAAAAGACAAACAAGAGATTTATGACCTACTTGCAAACCTTTTAAGGCAGTTGAGTCAGGCGAGGTCTCCTCTGCCAGAGGCTGTGTCAGTACTTTATCATAAGCATAATCACGGGAGCACAATACCATCACTTGAGGAAATATCGAAAGCGCTCCATTCAGTGGCTGCATTATACCGGCGAGTATATATTGTGGTTGATGCACTTGATGAATGCGAGGAATCTGGCACTCGAGCAAGATTCTTGTCCGAGCTCTTCAGCCTACGAGACAAGAATCGCGTACAGATCTTCGTGACCTCAAAATTCATTTCTGAAATCACAGAGCAATTCAAAGCAGGTCCAATTTTAGAACTCCCTGCAGGCAGAGACATATTTGAAGAGGATCAATTTTTCGAAATCCATACAAGCACAGAAGAAATTTCTAGCTACCTGGGCTCACAGTTGTGGAAattgccgtcgtctttgacTCGGAATTCTGAAATAGTGGCAAGAATTAAGGCCAGGATCATCGAATCTGCATGTTCAAC GATATTTCTTGCGCAGCTTCAATTCAACTCTCTGTTAGACGAAGTAGGGCCGCCTCGGGATATGCAAGCTGCCTTGAATATCCGAGCTGCTTTGAAGGGGCTTCCAACTGGATCCGATTTGTCCCATCGAACCCATGCAGACACGATGAAACGGATTATGAGGCAGACTCTAGCTGCTACAGAGCTTGCAAAACAAGTTTTGTCTTGGCTAACCTTTACTAAGAGGCCGTTGACAACATTAGAACTTCGATATGCACTTGCGGTAGAAGTCGGACAATGTACGCTTTACGAAGAGAATCTCCCACAAATTGAAAATATAGTTGCTGTATGCGCTGGATTAGTCGCAGTCGATCagcaaaggaaaaaaatcCGCTTAGCCCACTACACCACGCAAGACTACTTCAAGGCAGAGGCGAATCGGTGGTTTCCGAATGCACACTTCGACATGATGAACATCTGTGTTACCTACCTCTCATTCAGCGTCTTCCAGGGCGGTCCTTGTCAGACAGATGCAGCATTGGCGAATCGTTTGCAGTCAAATCCTCTCTACGACTATGCCGCCAATTACTGGGGACACCATGCTCGCAATGCTTCAAGATTAAGCCTAGAAGTGATGCAATTCCTGCACTCCAAGATGGCAGTAGAAGCTTCAGTTCAAGCTCTTATGCACGTCGATCAGTACTCACCACATGCCCCAAGACAAATGACAGGGCTGCACTTAGCAGCTTATTTGGGGATATCTTCAGCAGTTGATACACTTGTTCGGCAAGGGCGTAAACCGAGCGTGAAGGATAAGTGCAACCGGACGCCACTGACGTATGCTGCCGAGCAAGGACACGATAGCGTCGTGGATTTGTTGCTGGGAATAGATACTGCCGATATCAACTCAAAAGATGAGGATGGTTCGACGCCTTTGTTAAGGGCTGCTGCCAATGGACACGAAGCTTGTGTTAAGCTGCTACTTAAGAGACATGCTGACAGTAATTCGAAAGACGAAAATGGTCAAACCTCACTGCATTGGGCTGCGAAAAGTGGCCATAGAAAGATCGTGCAGCATCTACTTCAAAACGGAGCTAACATCGATTCGATCGATAATAGAGGCTCAACACCACTTCATGAGTCTATCAGAAATATTCAACAGGAAGTTCAAGAGTTTCTGATAGAGTCAGGGGCTAATCTAGATATAACTGACGATTGTAACCAGTCTGCCGTCGAACTAGCATGGTCGACAAAGCGTTTGGATTTGTCCGCATATGAAGTCGATAAGGAGGCGACGATCAATCAAGGAGCGCAGGCAAACTGTGCAGTTCTGCGAAATAATTACGCAATAGGAACTCAACGG TTGATTTTCCGCAAGACTTTTACTTGGAGCAAGTCAGCTGCGGGAAACAAAATAAGGAGGTATTTTTTGCGAGAAAACCGAATACTCCAAAAGCTGAACCATCCTTTCATTGTGTCATATCTGGGATATCAAGAAAATATAAGACTACAAGAAGCCTCTGTATACATGGAATTCTGCGAAGGAGGAGATTTAGAGAGTCAGCATGTTTACAGGCCAGATAGTGACGATGATTCAGATAGTACGTCGCAATTGGATCTAAGCCATCCGGTTCCCTTGCGCGAAGAGGAAGTCTGGGTTATCACGTTTCAGTTGGTGGCAGCGATGGCTTACCTACATCATGGACTCACGATAAGGGGATGGGGCACTTTCTCTTTCGCAAGACACTGGGAGCCTGTCATACACCGAGACATTAAACCAGCAAATG TTGTTTTGAAACCTGTGGTTGGCAAAATACCTATTGCTAAGCTCTGTGACCTGGGGCTAGCAAAAGCCATCGTGGGCGAAGCGAAGCAAACGAGGAAAGTCGGCACGCCAGACTACTCTCCGCCT GAAGTCAGACTGGGAAAGGGCTGGACGATTAAAGGAGACATATACTCCTTTGGTG CAACCGTGGATGACCTGTATAAGGAAGCTGAACCACAACCTGAACTACGAGCGCTGCTTGACAGCTGCAAATCTCTAGACAAGTCTGCACGACCTAGTAGTCTCTCTATCCTGGAGATTGCACAAGAACACGTCGCGAAACATGAAAAGGAAATGTGTTTCTATTTAAATCAATTCTTTAAGTCAGGTTCTGGAGGCTATCTCTTGAAGTCTCTATTAGAGATTGCATCTGGGCTTGACGAAATTGCAGCTTTTGGCGATGAAGTCAGACTACGAAGAAAGAGGATCCTTGAGAGGTTGCGCTTACTCTGCGATGACGGTGCAGGGGAAGTATTCGACAAACATTCCAAGTCGCTTCATCTTTCAGTTCTCTTAAATCACCTAGACAAGCTTAGGGAATTACTTGCCACTGGCAAAGATATTGATGTAGACGAAAAATGGCAAAACTCAGGGTGGACACCGTTGCATCTGGGCTTTCAAGAAGACAATCAGGATGTGGTGGCATTGTTAATCAAGTATGGGGCGGACCCGGATATGAATGATAAGTATAACAGGCGGCCAGATTATTATAAGGAATGA
- the BVMO gene encoding Baeyer-Villiger monooxygenase, translating into MRDITADVVIVGAGFSGCLSLHHMRIRGFSAKIIEAQGDFGGVWNLNRYPGVRVDCEVPSYQLTSPEIFRDFSFNDFYPTGDDLRNYFNHIDERWNLREDSIFNQRVTGANYDDKTKQWRLTTNKGLTATARFVIFAVGTTIKAHVPEFPNLNTFQGRIIQPSSWPEQLDLDGKRIGVIGQGASGVQVFEQLAGQGHDVTVFVRTPPVAVPLKNRRITEAEHKELKTQHEANPTRSKYGDEAGYPYIPYPKSLHDESPAQNQALMEKLWKHGGVGIFACNYVDVTTDVGANRAFYDFWVDKTRIRMADEVKKNILAPLRMVQPPGTKRWLTEENYYELMDGSNVTLVNLLKTPIKEFAANGIVTSDIEEAASKTLHELDVVIMATGYDSLTGSLYDMNITDKHGQTLQEKWANGVRTSLGMMVPGMPNAFILYGPQAPTSLTTAPPFVELQVEWIDKLLDKMEKDNIASVEPTELEADDWYRKLRSTFDLSLCSKWPSWWVGSNIPGKRQEPLIWFGGVKAWALEYSEALDDWSRFHTE; encoded by the coding sequence ATGAGAGACATCACGGCAGACGTTGTCATTGTCGGTGCCGGGTTTTCAGGATGCCTATCCCTGCATCACATGAGGATCCGGGGCTTTTCTGCCAAGATAATCGAGGCACAGGGTGATTTCGGTGGGGTTTGGAATTTGAATCGGTATCCTGGAGTTCGAGTCGATTGCGAAGTACCATCCTACCAGCTTACGAGTCCAGAGATATTCCGGGACTTTTCTTTCAACGACTTCTATCCAACGGGGGACGATCTACGCAACTACTTTAATCATATTGATGAAAGATGGAACCTTCGAGAAGACTCCATTTTCAATCAAAGGGTTACAGGAGCCAACTACGACGACAAAACCAAACAATGGCGGCTCACCACAAACAAAGGATTAACTGCCACTGCGAGGTTTGTTATTTTCGCAGTCGGAACAACCATCAAAGCCCACGTTCCCGAGTTTCCCAACTTGAACACTTTCCAGGGGCGGATAATTCAgccgtcgtcttggccagagCAGCTCGACTTGGATGGAAAGAGGATTGGAGTCATCGGCCAAGGTGCATCAGGTGTACAAGTATTTGAGCAactggctggccaaggacatgatGTCACAGTTTTTGTTCGAACGCCCCCGGTGGCAGTTCCCCTGAAGAATCGTCGAATCACGGAAGCAGAGCACAAAGAACTCAAGACGCAACACGAAGCCAACCCCACCAGAAGCAAATACGGCGACGAAGCAGGGTATCCCTACATTCCGTACCCCAAGTCTCTCCATGATGAATCGCCAGCCCAGAATCAAGCCCTTATGGAAAAGTTGTGGAAGCATGGCGGCGTAGGCATCTTTGCATGCAACTACGTTGATGTGACGACAGACGTGGGGGCGAACAGGGCTTTCTATGACTTTTGGGTGGACAAGACTCGGATCAGAATGGCGGATGAAGTCAAGAAGAACATCTTGGCCCCCTTGCGGATGGTGCAGCCCCCGGGCACGAAGAGATGGCTGACCGAGGAGAACTACTACGAGCTCATGGATGGATCGAATGTCACCCTCGTCAACCTTCTCAAAACCCCAATCAAAGAGTTCGCTGCCAACGGCATAGTTACGTCAGATATCGAAGAGGCTGCAAGCAAAACGTTGCACGAGCTTGATGTTGTCATTATGGCTACGGGGTACGATTCTCTCACCGGGAGCTTATACGACATGAATATTACCGACAAGCATGGCCAGACGCTACAAGAGAAGTGGGCAAACGGCGTTCGCACAAGCCTTGGTATGATGGTCCCCGGCATGCCCAACGCCTTTATTTTGTACGGCCCGCAAGCACCAACTTCACTGACGACGGCGCCACCCTTTGTTGAATTGCAAGTGGAGTGGATTGACAAGTtattggacaagatggaaaaggacAACATTGCAAGTGTAGAGCCCACCGAATTAGAAGCAGACGATTGGTACCGAAAACTGCGATCCACCTTTGATCTTTCACTTTGTAGCAAATGGCCCTCCTGGTGGGTTGGGTCGAATATCCCTGGCAAGAGACAGGAACCGCTGATATGGTTTGGCGGAGTGAAAGCTTGGGCGTTGGAATACAGTGAAGCGCTCGACGACTGGTCACGCTTTCATACTGAGTAA
- the rtt109 gene encoding Histone acetyltransferase rtt109 produces the protein MTTLIDPAGGDTSLINRLRPVLPKDIPFVVHHVSTPPWKTDAIYSAPPNRRPDRTYCENHFLTVSIDIPHSGEPSQNGTEPNKQVIVFGIEIFIYTTAHSTTLFVSKADSTGYLPLLNLPKGTPSPIRGVCATFIEHLVGARRRQGIPFIVSLFARSQGQYLFPGSIDHGAKHVLDDRALVRWWCRVLDPLITSPPDKGTTWKNAKGYLIIPGLDTHETRAFVPRTAAAASSWALTHPLERISHYTREYDWVPPRCLIPRFPDDPKSRFRDELDEEAGQSGAMKAAGSWKTVKTLDVFWDMMAFRQECSSGRMTGFIWVVFDNEAPAGAVQGEPSSAMPRAPFPNLGRPFPPRANKFEKYARSKSQRKKSKLKGPIQPRQPRAKTGQRNYLLKTPIRSPYYYWPVQGRGSRIINESSYKRAVEMMLRLDFSTADKAVASSRRWTSEVGFGSDWGQTVVGAQDPPTLAAGDGEGEAGDLSGLVKRKRADTTDGGAVNVLGAGLVKKKAKAEDDAPQVNLLTSGLVRKKPKAGD, from the coding sequence ATGACGACTCTAATAGACCCAGCCGGCGGCGACACCAGCCTAATAAACCGTCTACGCCCCGTGCTTCCCAAGGACATACCCTTCGTTGTCCACCACGTCTCAACACCCCCATGGAAGACGGATGCCATCTACTCTGCACCGCCCAACCGACGACCCGATCGAACCTACTGCGAGAACCACTTCCTCACCGTGTCAATCGACATCCCGCATAGTGGCGAGCCGTCACAAAACGGTACAGAGCCCAACAAACAGGTCATCGTGTTTGGCATCGAGATCTTCATCTACACAACTGCCCATTCAACGACGCTGTTTGTTTCCAAAGCCGATTCCACCGGCTACCTGCCCTTGTTGAACCTGCCCAAGGGAACACCGAGTCCCATCCGCGGAGTGTGCGCCACATTCATCGAGCACCTCGTCGGTGCGCGGAGACGTCAAGGCATTCCCTTCATCGTCAGCCTCTTCGCAAGATCGCAAGGCCAATACCTTTTCCCAGGGAGCATCGACCACGGAGCCAAGCACGTACTCGACGACCGGGCACTAgtgaggtggtggtgccgcGTGCTCGATCCGCTCATCACATCTCCCCCAGACAAAGGCACCACGTGGAAGAATGCAAAAGGCTACCTGATCATTCCCGGCCTAGACACCCACGAGACGCGAGCCTTTGTCCCTCGCACCGCAGCGGCCGCATCATCATGGGCCCTCACGCACCCCCTCGAACGAATATCCCATTACACCCGAGAATACGACTGGGTCCCGCCGCGGTGCCTCATCCCCCGGTTTCCAGATGACCCCAAGTCCCGCTTCCGCGACGAACTAGACGAAGAGGCCGGGCAATCCGGCGCCATGAAGGCCGCCGGCAGCTGGAAGACGGTCAAGACGCTAGACGTCTTTTGGGACATGATGGCCTTTAGACAGGAATGCTCGAGCGGTAGGATGACGGGCTTCATCTGGGTCGTCTTTGACAACGAAGCGCCCGCCGGGGCCGTACAGGGCGAGCCCTCGTCCGCAATGCCTCGGGCGCCGTTCCCCAATCTTGGTAGACCTTTCCCTCCCAGGGCAAATAAATTCGAAAAGTATGCGAGAAGCAAATCACAACGGAAAAAGTCCAAGTTGAAAGGACCCATCCAACCCCGCCAGCCACGGGCCAAGACGGGACAAAGAAATTATCTCCTCAAGACGCCGATTCGAAGCCCGTATTACTACTGGCCTGTCCAAGGCCGGGGATCCCGCATCATCAATGAATCCTCGTACAAGCGCGCTGTAGAAATGATGCTGCGTTTGGACTTTTCCACCGCAGACAAGGCAGTCGCTAGCTCTCGGCGATGGACGAGTGAGGTTGGTTTTGGTAGTGACTGGGGACAGACAGTAGTGGGCGCGCAGGATCCGCCAACTCTTGCTGCAGGGGACGGTGAGGGCGAGGCAGGAGATCTATCGGGGCTAGTTAAGAGGAAGAGGGCAGATACAACGGACGGGGGGGCAGTAAATGTTCTTGGAGCAGGGCTCgtaaagaagaaggccaaggcggaGGATGACGCGCCTCAAGTTAATCTTTTAACATCTGGATTGGTAAGAAAGAAGCCCAAGGCTGGAGACTGA
- the CtBP gene encoding C-terminal-binding protein, whose translation MAEPYNTPVPGSTPRSGSPVPHPLRHPTLLSTAATCTPKPRVLHLGDPIRFNPDTHDVLSSQYEVVRPSAAERERAPFIQNLRDGKWGSFQAIFRPFWRTGGEMGQWDGELIALLPESVRVFASAGTGYDWVDTKLLGERGIVYCNGGTASADAVADLAVAMIISTFRYIPWCMAAATAASPSAFADCHLDSPAQCHNLRDRILGVVGLGNIGQRVATRCRLGFAMEIHYFDIERKSATVEGAVSARFHESLESLLETADCVVLCTPVGFGGETMINASTLKHFRQGGRFVNVSRGALVNEDDLVAALESQRLSSVALDVHANEPHVHEGLKKLAAEGRAMLTCHNGGGTVETHAAFEELSMRNVLAVLGGGPALSAVNLGHLKR comes from the exons ATGGCCGAGCCCTACAACACGCCTGTACCGGGCTCAACACCCCGCTCGGGATCGCCTGTCCCCCATCCGCTTCGCCACCCGACGCTGCTCAGCACCGCTGCAACATGCACACCCAAGCCGCGGGTCCTGCATCTCGGCGACCCGATTCGCTTCAATCCAGATACACACGACGTCTTGTCATCGCAGTATGAAGTCGTTCGGCCGTCGGCGGCAGAGCGCGAGCGAGCGCCCTTTATCCAGAACCTGAGAGACGGGAAATGGGGCAGCTTCCAGGCCATTTTCCGGCCGTTTTGGCGGACAGGCGGTGAGATGGGCCAGTGGGACGGGGAGTTGATCGCCCTGCTGCCGGAGAGCGTGAGGGTATTTGCGAGCGCGGGCACGGGATATGACTGGGTCGACACCAAGTTGTTGGGCGAACGAG GCATCGTCTACTGCAATGGAGGAACGGCCTCGGCCGACGCAGTGGCCGACTTGGCCGTCGCCATGATCATCTCCACGTTCCGCTATATACCCTGGTGCATggcggccgcgacggccgCTTCGCCGTCTGCGTTCGCAGACTGCCACCTCGACTCACCCGCCCAATGCCATAACCTGCGAGACCGCAttcttggcgtcgtcggcctgGGAAATATCGGCCAGCGCGTAGCTACGAGGTGCCGCCTCGGATTCGCCATGGAGATTCACTACTTTGACATTGAGCGCAAGTCTGCCACGGTCGAGGGCGCCGTCTCCGCCAGGTTTCACGAGTCGTTGGAGTCGTTGCTCGAAACTGCTGACTGTGTCGTATTGTGCACACCTGTTGGATTCGGTGGCGAGACAATGATTAATGCGTCCACGTTGAAGCATTTCCGCCAAGGTGGGAGATTTGTCAATGTCTCAAGAGGCGCGTTGGTCAACGAAGATGACTTGGTGGCCGCGCTGGAGTCGCAGCGGCTCAGCTCCGTAGCGTTGGACGTGCATGCCAATGAACCACATGTTCACGAGGGACTGAAGAAGCTTGCCGCAGAGGGCAGAGCGATGCTGACCTGCCACAATGGCGGCGGAACGGTAGAGACGCATGCGGCATTCGAGGAGTTGAGTATGCGCAAcgtcttggccgtcttgggTGGCGGTCCGGCCTTGTCTGCTGTTAATTTGGGCCACTTGAAGAGATGA